Proteins co-encoded in one Christiangramia fulva genomic window:
- a CDS encoding SMP-30/gluconolactonase/LRE family protein, translating into MRKYILIEVFLLWITVSCNSHKKIIKEGAMPVLISEEFDFTEGPASDAKGNVYFTDQPNNQILKWSAETGNISVYMENAGRANGLYIDRNGNLLAAADEKSELWQIDPDKNVKVLVDNFQNKRLNGPNDLWVDSRGGIYFTDPYYQREYWKRQKPDIDQQRVYYLTPDKKEVKIVADDLVKPNGIIGSWQYGVLYISDIGAGKTYSYKISEDGNLIDKKLFAQMGSDGMTMDRKGNVYLTGDGVTVFNKEGKKITYIPIDRDWTANVTFGGKDHDKLFITASEVVYILDMNVKGNRWN; encoded by the coding sequence ATGAGAAAATATATTTTGATTGAAGTTTTTCTTCTTTGGATCACTGTATCCTGTAATTCTCATAAGAAAATAATAAAAGAAGGTGCCATGCCGGTATTGATTTCTGAAGAATTTGATTTTACGGAAGGGCCGGCATCTGATGCAAAAGGGAATGTCTATTTTACCGATCAGCCGAATAATCAGATTTTAAAATGGTCTGCAGAAACCGGAAATATTTCTGTTTATATGGAAAATGCCGGTCGCGCCAATGGTTTGTATATTGATAGGAACGGAAATCTTCTTGCCGCCGCTGATGAGAAATCAGAATTATGGCAAATCGATCCTGATAAAAACGTGAAAGTCCTTGTTGATAATTTTCAGAATAAAAGACTTAACGGTCCAAACGACCTTTGGGTTGATTCCAGGGGAGGAATTTATTTTACCGATCCTTATTATCAGCGGGAATACTGGAAAAGGCAGAAGCCGGATATCGATCAGCAACGGGTTTACTATCTAACTCCGGATAAGAAGGAGGTAAAGATTGTTGCTGATGACCTGGTTAAGCCCAACGGGATTATTGGCTCCTGGCAGTATGGTGTCTTATATATTTCAGATATAGGAGCCGGGAAGACCTATTCTTATAAGATATCTGAAGATGGAAATCTTATCGACAAAAAACTATTTGCCCAAATGGGTTCTGACGGAATGACCATGGATCGTAAAGGCAATGTTTACCTTACCGGTGACGGCGTTACAGTTTTCAATAAAGAAGGAAAAAAGATAACATATATTCCTATAGATCGCGATTGGACCGCCAATGTGACTTTTGGAGGAAAAGATCACGACAAATTATTCATTACTGCTTCTGAAGTGGTTTATATTCTTGATATGAATGTAAAGGGTAATCGGTGGAATTAA
- a CDS encoding mechanosensitive ion channel family protein: MDLQLEKNVTNYILIGAGVLVVTFFIVFYILKRVGKDPRNILPVNFAHRIKIPLLIFLASLIAQVAVIGDIFIFKTTKEVVGHLSVIGIVVSISWFLIFSFKVFKNQMLRKYDVDTANNLKARKVYTQYTILENIIIFIIVVLALGISLMSFDNIRSIGVSVLTSAGIAGIIIGLAAQKAIATLLAGIQIAITQPIRLDDVVIVEGEWGWIEEINLTYVVVRIWDKRRLVVPTTYFIEKTFQNWTRTSADILGTVYIYVDYRIPFDEIRKEQTRLLEATDLWDGAVNVMQVTNTTEKTVEIRVLVSAKDSPTAWDLRVYLREKLLVFIQENFPESLPKTRVSLEKKE; this comes from the coding sequence TTGGATCTGCAACTGGAGAAAAATGTAACAAATTATATTTTAATAGGAGCCGGCGTTCTGGTCGTAACTTTTTTTATTGTTTTCTATATTTTAAAACGAGTAGGAAAAGATCCACGAAATATTTTGCCGGTGAATTTCGCCCATCGGATCAAAATTCCACTTCTAATTTTCCTGGCTTCGCTAATTGCGCAGGTAGCAGTGATAGGCGATATTTTTATTTTTAAAACCACGAAAGAAGTTGTTGGACATCTGAGCGTAATTGGTATTGTGGTTAGTATCTCCTGGTTTCTCATCTTTTCGTTTAAGGTTTTTAAAAATCAGATGCTCCGGAAATATGATGTTGATACAGCAAATAATTTAAAAGCCCGGAAAGTGTATACGCAGTACACCATCCTGGAAAATATCATCATTTTTATCATTGTGGTACTTGCTTTGGGCATCTCCCTGATGAGTTTTGACAATATCAGGTCTATTGGTGTGAGTGTGCTTACTTCTGCCGGAATCGCAGGGATCATTATCGGACTTGCCGCACAGAAAGCTATTGCCACCCTTCTGGCCGGGATCCAGATTGCTATTACGCAACCCATCCGGCTTGATGATGTGGTGATCGTGGAAGGAGAATGGGGTTGGATTGAGGAGATCAATCTCACTTATGTTGTGGTGCGAATATGGGATAAACGCCGCCTGGTAGTTCCTACCACCTATTTTATCGAAAAGACTTTCCAGAACTGGACGCGCACTTCAGCCGATATTCTCGGAACTGTTTATATCTATGTTGATTATCGGATTCCTTTTGATGAGATAAGAAAAGAACAAACCAGGTTATTGGAAGCAACCGATCTTTGGGACGGTGCCGTGAATGTGATGCAGGTAACCAATACCACCGAAAAAACAGTAGAAATACGTGTTTTGGTTAGCGCGAAGGATTCACCCACAGCCTGGGATCTGCGTGTATATTTAAGAGAGAAACTTCTGGTTTTTATCCAGGAGAATTTTCCGGAATCCTTACCCAAAACCAGGGTTTCACTGGAGAAAAAAGAATAA
- a CDS encoding glycoside hydrolase family 15 protein — MTNLDYGIISNCRSAALVSKYGSIDWCCMPQYDSSAIFAKLLDDEIGGSFEIKISEDYDIKQEYLWETNILSTVFDNGTDSFQLIDFMPRYPREDGSYYAPPDIIRFFRLIKGKPKFTIIYDPKLEYAREKTYNEYKGDYIKSFTREGKYDSLFFYSSFHLKDIIDRKEVELTGNAYCLVGYHEKLVEQSLDRCYLKYQRTKVYWMNWSDKTTRYTHYGNEIMRSALVLKALSYKKTGAVLAAATTSLPETLGEERNWDYRFCWIRDASMVIKVMAGLGHTKSAKDFLRFIIDIIPDKDEKIQIMYGINKEKELTEHILSHLKGYQNSRPVRTGNAAYIQKQNDIYGILMEVIYQQFLMFETSLENSEHLWTIVRGIVMIVEENWQKPDKGIWELRTDERHFVFSKLLCWVAMDRAIKIGEVLRMGINDTKWKAVREAIYRDIYDNGWNEEKQAYTQYYGSNDLDASTLLMQTYGFIEADDPRFVSTVKATERELCEDGLMYRYKNHDDFGRPTSSFTICTFWLIDSLYKIGERERAKEMFERLLSYSNHLGLFSEDIDFKTKRLLGNFPQAYSHLALIETAANFSKGIATDTMLMQD, encoded by the coding sequence ATGACTAATTTGGATTATGGTATCATCAGTAATTGTAGAAGCGCCGCCCTCGTTTCAAAATACGGATCTATTGACTGGTGCTGTATGCCTCAATATGATTCTTCGGCCATCTTTGCCAAACTTCTTGATGACGAAATTGGGGGCAGTTTTGAAATTAAGATCAGCGAAGACTATGATATAAAACAGGAATATCTGTGGGAAACGAATATTTTAAGTACGGTTTTTGACAATGGGACTGATTCCTTTCAGCTAATCGATTTTATGCCGCGCTATCCCAGAGAAGATGGTTCTTATTATGCCCCGCCCGATATCATAAGGTTTTTCAGATTAATTAAGGGAAAACCAAAATTCACCATTATCTACGACCCTAAACTGGAATATGCCAGGGAAAAAACCTATAATGAATATAAAGGGGACTACATTAAAAGTTTCACGCGCGAAGGGAAGTATGACTCGCTGTTTTTTTATTCCAGTTTTCATCTGAAGGATATTATTGACAGAAAAGAAGTTGAACTTACCGGAAATGCTTATTGTCTCGTTGGTTATCACGAAAAACTGGTAGAACAGAGCCTTGACAGATGTTATCTGAAATATCAGCGAACCAAGGTCTACTGGATGAACTGGAGCGATAAAACTACCCGCTACACCCATTATGGCAATGAGATCATGCGCAGTGCCCTTGTTTTAAAAGCCTTAAGTTATAAAAAAACAGGTGCGGTTCTTGCAGCGGCTACTACTTCATTGCCTGAAACATTAGGGGAGGAGCGCAACTGGGATTACCGTTTTTGCTGGATCAGGGATGCTTCTATGGTGATCAAAGTGATGGCGGGACTTGGCCATACCAAATCGGCAAAAGATTTTCTGCGCTTCATTATAGATATTATTCCCGATAAGGATGAAAAGATCCAGATCATGTACGGAATAAATAAGGAAAAGGAACTTACGGAACATATTCTTAGCCACTTAAAAGGATACCAAAATTCCAGGCCTGTCCGAACAGGTAATGCAGCTTATATCCAGAAGCAAAATGATATTTACGGAATTTTGATGGAAGTTATTTATCAACAATTCCTCATGTTCGAGACTTCTTTGGAAAATTCGGAACATCTATGGACTATTGTTCGCGGGATAGTTATGATTGTGGAAGAAAACTGGCAAAAACCAGATAAAGGTATCTGGGAGCTCCGTACTGATGAACGACATTTTGTGTTTTCTAAACTTTTATGCTGGGTCGCTATGGATCGAGCCATTAAAATAGGGGAGGTGTTGCGTATGGGAATCAATGACACTAAATGGAAAGCCGTACGTGAAGCGATTTACCGGGATATCTATGATAATGGCTGGAATGAGGAAAAACAGGCCTACACGCAGTATTATGGATCAAACGATCTCGATGCTTCTACCTTGCTGATGCAAACCTACGGATTTATTGAAGCAGATGATCCCAGGTTTGTTAGTACAGTGAAAGCAACTGAAAGGGAACTTTGCGAAGACGGCCTGATGTATCGTTATAAAAATCATGACGATTTTGGAAGACCTACTTCCTCTTTTACAATTTGCACTTTTTGGCTGATAGACAGCTTATATAAAATAGGAGAAAGAGAAAGAGCCAAAGAAATGTTTGAGAGACTGCTCTCCTATAGTAACCATTTGGGGCTTTTTAGTGAAGACATCGATTTTAAAACAAAAAGACTGCTGGGGAATTTCCCCCAAGCTTACTCTCATCTTGCCTTAATAGAAACGGCTGCTAATTTTAGTAAAGGAATCGCTACAGACACCATGCTGATGCAGGATTGA
- a CDS encoding bifunctional alpha,alpha-trehalose-phosphate synthase (UDP-forming)/trehalose-phosphatase: MSKTIIISNRLPLQISIENDHLEVTPSVGGLATGLKSFHKDGDSVWIGWPGLTEEEIPEKLKGEVQKKAKDENCVAVNLSSDEIDGFYYGFSNRTVWPLFHYFMEYTEADDTYWKFYKQVNQKYADEILKYYEEGDVIWVHDYQLLLVPNMVREKAPEAVIGFFNHIPFPSYEVFRTLPWRDEVLEGVLGADLIGFHTYDYERHFLSSVSRILRYQVDFNEITLPDRIVKVDSFPMGIDYKKFEQAALDHFKNTEDQQSELQRRLNHHLESTPDAKLILSIDRLDYTKGIALRIRAFEYFLDKYPEFIEKVRLVMLAVPSRSNVPQYRRLKREVDELVGRINGKFSTVSWTPIWYFYRSMPFENLIDLYTSCGIALLTPIRDGMNLVAKEYIATRTNHTGVLILSEMAGAAHEMNEALIINPNNFEQVAQALCTAFGMPEEEQIQRNKMLQKRLRRYSVEKWANDFMKALHATRENRDAFKSIRITQKISEEIMEQFKRSKKRILFIDYDGTLVNFTDKPENAKPDDELKELIRDLNSQENTDVVLISGRDKNTLGSWWQDIPIELISEHGVWTRQIDGEWELSENVKSEWMDAVRPVIENFVDRTPGTFIEEKNYSLAWHYRKADPELGEIRANELSNTLKELISNRGLSVLEGNKVLEIKSSGVNKGKACNKKLVGEDYDFIFAIGDDWTDEYMFRELPETSYTVKVGIKKTSARYYVESTSKVRDLLNSFKESL; the protein is encoded by the coding sequence ATGAGCAAAACTATTATTATTTCCAACCGATTACCACTACAAATTTCTATTGAAAATGACCATTTGGAGGTTACTCCAAGTGTTGGAGGATTGGCTACTGGGCTGAAATCCTTTCACAAAGATGGCGACAGTGTCTGGATAGGCTGGCCTGGTTTAACCGAAGAAGAAATTCCCGAAAAACTGAAAGGAGAAGTACAGAAAAAAGCAAAAGATGAGAATTGTGTAGCGGTAAATCTTTCTTCTGATGAAATTGATGGTTTTTACTATGGTTTTAGTAATCGTACCGTCTGGCCTCTTTTTCACTATTTTATGGAATATACTGAAGCCGATGATACCTACTGGAAATTCTATAAACAGGTGAACCAGAAATATGCCGATGAAATCCTGAAATATTATGAAGAGGGTGATGTAATATGGGTTCATGATTATCAGCTTTTACTGGTGCCAAATATGGTGCGGGAAAAAGCTCCTGAAGCCGTGATTGGTTTCTTTAATCATATTCCTTTTCCATCATACGAGGTTTTTAGAACGCTTCCCTGGAGGGACGAAGTTCTAGAAGGAGTACTTGGCGCAGATCTTATTGGTTTTCACACCTATGACTATGAACGTCATTTTTTAAGTTCGGTAAGCCGTATCCTTCGATACCAGGTGGATTTTAATGAAATTACCCTGCCTGACAGGATTGTGAAGGTAGATTCTTTTCCTATGGGAATAGATTATAAAAAATTTGAACAGGCTGCCCTCGATCATTTTAAAAATACCGAAGATCAACAATCTGAACTGCAACGCCGCCTGAACCATCATCTTGAATCCACCCCTGACGCAAAACTGATTCTGAGTATAGATCGGCTTGATTACACTAAGGGAATAGCTTTGCGAATTCGCGCTTTTGAATATTTCCTGGATAAATATCCAGAATTTATTGAAAAAGTAAGACTGGTGATGCTCGCAGTTCCATCCAGGTCAAACGTTCCACAATATCGGCGTCTCAAAAGAGAAGTAGATGAATTGGTGGGAAGGATTAACGGAAAATTTTCAACCGTAAGCTGGACGCCTATCTGGTATTTCTACCGTTCCATGCCTTTTGAAAATCTAATTGATCTTTATACCTCCTGCGGAATTGCCCTTCTTACTCCTATCCGCGATGGGATGAATTTGGTCGCCAAGGAATATATTGCAACACGTACCAATCATACAGGGGTACTTATTTTGAGTGAAATGGCCGGCGCTGCACATGAAATGAATGAAGCTCTTATCATCAATCCTAATAATTTTGAACAGGTGGCCCAGGCCTTATGTACGGCCTTTGGTATGCCTGAGGAAGAACAGATACAACGTAATAAAATGCTTCAAAAAAGATTACGCCGCTATAGTGTTGAAAAGTGGGCGAATGATTTTATGAAAGCTTTACATGCTACCCGGGAAAACAGGGATGCATTCAAATCAATTCGCATCACTCAAAAGATCTCTGAAGAGATCATGGAGCAGTTTAAACGATCTAAAAAACGAATATTGTTTATCGATTATGACGGAACGCTGGTTAATTTCACCGATAAACCAGAAAATGCGAAACCCGATGATGAATTAAAAGAACTTATAAGGGACCTCAATTCCCAGGAAAATACCGATGTGGTTCTTATTAGCGGAAGAGATAAAAATACCCTTGGCAGCTGGTGGCAGGATATCCCGATTGAACTAATTTCAGAACATGGGGTCTGGACAAGACAGATCGATGGAGAATGGGAACTTTCAGAAAATGTAAAAAGTGAATGGATGGACGCGGTAAGACCGGTCATTGAAAATTTTGTAGATCGAACTCCGGGTACCTTTATTGAAGAAAAGAACTATTCCCTCGCCTGGCATTACCGAAAAGCCGATCCTGAACTTGGTGAGATCAGGGCAAATGAACTGAGTAATACACTAAAGGAACTCATCTCCAATAGGGGCCTTAGCGTACTGGAAGGCAACAAAGTGCTTGAAATTAAAAGCAGCGGTGTAAATAAAGGAAAAGCCTGTAATAAAAAACTGGTCGGTGAGGATTACGATTTCATTTTCGCCATTGGGGATGATTGGACAGATGAATACATGTTCAGGGAACTACCTGAAACCTCATATACGGTAAAAGTTGGCATAAAAAAAACCAGCGCGCGCTATTATGTCGAAAGCACTTCGAAAGTAAGGGATTTACTAAATTCCTTCAAGGAGAGCCTGTAA
- a CDS encoding YtxH domain-containing protein gives MKSGKLLLGLASGAVAGAVLGLLYAPKKGKDTRKAITKKGDDYFNSANKSIHDLSDSLNHKMEALKAKTKANFTNSKSKEKVNEAKAEIHEMKAS, from the coding sequence ATGAAATCAGGAAAATTATTATTAGGATTAGCTTCAGGAGCAGTTGCAGGAGCAGTTCTGGGTCTTTTATATGCACCAAAAAAGGGAAAAGATACTCGTAAAGCGATTACGAAAAAAGGAGACGATTACTTCAATAGTGCCAATAAAAGTATTCATGATCTAAGCGATTCGCTAAATCATAAAATGGAAGCTCTGAAAGCAAAAACAAAAGCTAATTTTACTAATTCAAAATCAAAAGAAAAAGTAAATGAGGCAAAAGCCGAAATACACGAGATGAAGGCTAGTTAA
- a CDS encoding M28 family metallopeptidase — MIKINLQYLYLLIAFSLFISKSAPAQCTDPTMYDIIEKISADRIEHDVRKLAGFGTRNTFSDTISETRGIGAARRLIKSQFDEISDGCDDCLDVFYQKNLVTPEDGDRVPKKALVVNVVAIQKGTKYPNRYIIMSGDIDSRASDATDYTSDAPGANDNASGMAGTIEAARVLSNYKFENSIVYLGLSGEEQGLFGGKGMAEYAKEHNWEIIGILNNDMIGNIEGVDGVIDNRSFRIFSEPVPPNETERQRTMRRFYGGEVDGISRQLARYIYKTTETYMPEMNPMMIYRLDRFGRGGHHRSFNDLGYAGVRIMEAHENYNRQHQDVRVENGIKYGDVVEGVNFDYAKKLTAVNAINLAALGWAPPAPENVEIGGAVEPSVKLKWEPVQGDIAGYKIYWRDTTAPHWQYSRFVGDVTGFTLEGIVVDNYFFGVATVGKDGHESLVTFPSGVFR, encoded by the coding sequence ATGATCAAGATTAACTTACAATACCTTTACCTTTTAATAGCTTTCAGCCTCTTTATTTCAAAATCGGCCCCTGCCCAATGTACTGATCCAACAATGTATGATATCATCGAAAAAATTTCGGCGGACCGTATTGAACATGATGTGAGAAAACTTGCCGGCTTTGGAACAAGGAACACCTTTAGCGATACCATTTCAGAAACCAGGGGAATAGGTGCTGCGAGGCGCTTGATCAAATCACAATTTGATGAGATTTCGGATGGCTGTGATGACTGCCTTGATGTATTTTATCAAAAAAATCTTGTGACTCCAGAGGATGGAGATCGGGTTCCAAAAAAAGCGCTGGTGGTGAACGTGGTCGCGATTCAGAAAGGAACAAAATATCCCAATAGGTATATTATTATGAGCGGTGATATTGATTCCCGGGCCAGTGACGCTACAGATTATACTTCAGATGCTCCGGGTGCAAATGATAATGCCAGCGGAATGGCCGGAACCATTGAAGCAGCACGGGTCCTTTCAAACTATAAATTCGAGAACAGCATAGTTTATCTGGGTCTTTCAGGGGAAGAACAGGGATTATTCGGAGGAAAAGGAATGGCAGAATATGCAAAAGAGCATAACTGGGAGATCATTGGAATTCTGAACAACGATATGATAGGAAATATCGAAGGTGTTGACGGGGTAATCGATAACCGCAGTTTCAGGATATTTTCTGAGCCTGTCCCTCCTAACGAAACAGAAAGACAGCGTACCATGCGACGCTTTTATGGAGGCGAAGTTGATGGAATATCCCGCCAGCTGGCGCGCTATATTTATAAAACCACCGAAACCTATATGCCAGAGATGAACCCTATGATGATCTATCGTCTCGATCGATTTGGACGAGGCGGGCATCATCGTTCCTTCAATGACCTGGGCTATGCGGGAGTGCGTATTATGGAAGCTCACGAAAATTATAACCGTCAGCATCAGGATGTTCGTGTTGAAAATGGAATAAAATATGGTGATGTGGTTGAAGGCGTTAATTTTGATTATGCTAAAAAACTTACTGCGGTAAATGCTATCAACCTTGCAGCTCTGGGCTGGGCTCCGCCTGCTCCTGAAAATGTGGAAATTGGAGGGGCTGTTGAACCTTCAGTAAAACTTAAATGGGAACCAGTGCAGGGCGATATCGCAGGTTACAAGATTTACTGGCGGGATACAACTGCACCGCATTGGCAATATTCACGCTTTGTAGGTGATGTCACCGGGTTTACTCTTGAAGGAATCGTAGTCGATAATTATTTCTTCGGGGTGGCCACGGTTGGAAAAGACGGACATGAAAGTCTGGTAACTTTTCCTTCGGGAGTTTTTAGATAA
- a CDS encoding dienelactone hydrolase family protein: MSNKGFIFSALVILFSLVSCKDQKNEKPGEKSEAEELSNSPRHHEWVKLSHGDREFEAFVTYPQTNHATGAILLIHENRGLNDWARLFIDKLAEEGYLVMAPDLISNSVEGKKRTSDFESPDAARTAIYDLDPEQVTADLDAAYEFLKNDPASNANVAVVGFCWGGSQAFRYATHNPEISSVHVFYGTAPKESAAIKKIQAPVYGYYGEEDERVNSTIERTAEQMDSLKKKYSFEIYKDAGHAFMRMGESPEADKGNRAAYNKAWQRLKNLLKES, from the coding sequence ATGAGTAATAAAGGTTTTATTTTTTCAGCTTTGGTTATCCTCTTTTCTTTGGTTTCCTGTAAAGATCAGAAAAATGAAAAACCCGGAGAAAAAAGCGAAGCTGAAGAACTTTCAAATTCGCCAAGGCATCATGAGTGGGTAAAACTTTCTCATGGTGACCGGGAGTTTGAAGCTTTTGTTACTTATCCGCAAACAAATCATGCCACCGGGGCGATCCTGCTGATCCATGAAAACCGTGGCCTTAATGACTGGGCAAGACTTTTCATCGATAAACTTGCGGAAGAAGGATATCTGGTCATGGCACCTGATCTTATTTCCAATTCAGTTGAAGGCAAAAAAAGAACCAGCGATTTTGAATCACCCGATGCTGCCAGGACGGCGATTTATGATCTTGACCCTGAACAGGTGACCGCCGATCTTGATGCAGCCTATGAATTTCTTAAAAATGATCCTGCTTCTAATGCAAACGTCGCTGTGGTAGGTTTCTGCTGGGGTGGATCGCAGGCTTTCCGATATGCGACCCATAATCCTGAAATTTCCTCAGTTCATGTATTTTACGGCACCGCACCAAAGGAAAGTGCTGCAATAAAAAAAATTCAGGCTCCGGTTTATGGTTATTATGGAGAGGAAGACGAAAGGGTAAATTCAACAATTGAAAGAACGGCAGAACAAATGGATTCTCTTAAAAAGAAATACAGTTTTGAAATTTATAAAGATGCCGGGCATGCCTTTATGAGAATGGGCGAATCTCCTGAAGCAGATAAGGGCAATCGTGCTGCTTATAACAAGGCCTGGCAACGATTAAAGAATCTCCTTAAAGAATCCTAG
- a CDS encoding PRC-barrel domain-containing protein produces MSTREKHLYKLDELKDYKVNHKDPDVRGWSVKDRDNRVIGKVDNLLVNKEKEKVVYIDVEVDESIIDANHDPYSPHHDPSLHEFINEKGENHIIIPIGLVHINSDKKFVYTENINYETFAETKRYRPGTEITRDYERHVLGSYNRGDRTLWPEETEQKHEMTDRDLRRKEEEKMREEQPRSGRKFDSRTASTDMDEKIRREKENLTYKSDRDKPVDNEYNPPRRTHHLNTDVHPEQTLDEDSNWERDRNFESEDPYVTRKRRTREQEREDSFYDRREFTNRDKL; encoded by the coding sequence ATGAGTACACGCGAAAAACATTTGTATAAACTTGACGAGCTAAAAGATTACAAGGTCAATCATAAAGACCCTGACGTAAGAGGATGGAGTGTTAAAGACCGCGATAATCGTGTTATTGGAAAGGTAGATAACCTTCTGGTGAACAAAGAAAAGGAAAAAGTTGTCTATATTGATGTGGAAGTGGATGAAAGCATCATCGATGCTAATCATGACCCCTATTCGCCTCATCATGATCCTTCCCTGCACGAATTTATCAATGAAAAAGGGGAAAATCATATTATTATTCCCATAGGTCTTGTTCATATAAACAGTGACAAAAAATTTGTCTATACTGAAAATATCAATTATGAAACCTTTGCGGAAACAAAACGTTACCGCCCCGGAACCGAAATTACACGGGATTACGAAAGGCATGTGCTGGGATCTTACAATCGTGGGGACAGAACTTTATGGCCAGAAGAAACGGAGCAAAAACATGAAATGACAGACCGTGATCTGCGCAGAAAAGAAGAAGAAAAGATGCGGGAAGAACAACCGCGCTCGGGAAGGAAATTCGATAGCCGTACCGCTTCTACTGATATGGATGAAAAAATAAGGAGAGAAAAGGAAAATCTCACCTATAAATCCGACAGAGATAAGCCCGTAGATAATGAATACAATCCTCCGCGAAGAACCCATCATTTAAATACCGATGTACATCCTGAACAAACACTGGATGAAGATAGCAATTGGGAAAGGGATCGAAATTTTGAAAGTGAAGATCCCTACGTTACCCGTAAACGAAGAACCCGGGAACAGGAGCGTGAAGATTCTTTTTATGACAGGAGGGAATTCACAAACCGTGATAAACTATAG
- a CDS encoding App1 family protein — protein MKLDLKLYRGYVNHEELIVFGHLFKSWAPDKYSLEKKGIKHAYSILHKFRIKPLYNVKIRLRFKDIDVTTKTWEDGYFRFSIPFHQELDPGWHSYEVTCDLHDFGIIEKGELLKPYPSKMGVISDIDDTFLISHSNTFFKKLYVMLSKNINKRKIFDDVVKHYQRLSLAGQDSEKASNSFFYVSSSEWNLYDFIEEFATLHELPKAVIKLKKIKTGLRDFLRSGRGNHEHKFVKIKDIISFYPNLKYVLLGDDSQHDPFIYEKVVKTFPLSVRAIYIRQTTHHQKKVVQKVLANIESMGVSTCYFRNSEKAINHSERKGII, from the coding sequence TTGAAACTTGACCTAAAGTTGTACCGTGGTTATGTTAACCATGAGGAACTTATCGTTTTTGGACATCTTTTTAAATCCTGGGCGCCTGATAAATACAGCCTCGAAAAGAAAGGTATAAAACATGCTTATTCCATTTTGCACAAATTCAGGATTAAACCTCTATATAATGTTAAGATCAGGCTTAGGTTTAAAGATATTGATGTCACCACCAAAACCTGGGAAGATGGATATTTCCGTTTTAGTATTCCTTTTCATCAGGAACTGGATCCCGGCTGGCACAGTTACGAGGTAACCTGTGATCTTCACGATTTCGGAATAATTGAAAAAGGGGAACTTCTCAAACCATATCCCAGCAAAATGGGAGTGATTTCAGATATTGATGATACTTTTTTAATTTCCCATAGCAATACATTTTTTAAGAAACTATATGTCATGCTTTCCAAAAACATCAATAAGAGAAAGATCTTTGATGATGTTGTAAAGCATTACCAGAGGCTTAGCCTTGCCGGCCAGGATAGTGAAAAAGCATCTAATTCCTTTTTCTACGTTTCAAGCAGTGAATGGAATTTGTATGATTTTATAGAGGAATTTGCCACTTTGCACGAGCTTCCCAAAGCGGTAATCAAATTGAAAAAAATTAAAACCGGCCTGAGGGATTTTTTACGCTCCGGAAGAGGAAATCATGAGCATAAATTTGTGAAAATTAAAGATATCATCTCCTTTTACCCCAATTTGAAATATGTGCTTTTAGGAGACGATTCACAACATGATCCTTTTATTTATGAAAAGGTAGTAAAAACGTTTCCCCTGAGTGTTCGGGCTATTTATATCAGGCAAACTACCCATCATCAAAAGAAAGTAGTCCAAAAGGTGCTGGCAAATATTGAAAGTATGGGAGTGAGCACCTGTTATTTTAGAAATAGTGAAAAAGCCATCAATCACTCAGAAAGAAAAGGTATTATATAA